The Candidatus Schekmanbacteria bacterium sequence TCTATCCGAGGTAGTAATACCTGAAAGAATAATGCTTTTAAATTTTTCAGAAAGAATTAGGAATACTAATGATGACAATGAAGCGCAGGCAGTTATAGATGAAGCTAAAAGAAATATCGATACTTTTCATAAGAGGTATTCGTTAGGGAAAAAACTTGATTATTCCCCATTTAATCCAAAGAAAAGAGTTGTCGTGGTTGGCGGTGGAATTGCCGGGATTGAATGTGCCATAAAATTGGCTGAAGAAGGATTCGGTGCAGCTATTGTGGAAAGAGAAGAATCTCTTGGAGGAGTTTTAAGAAAGGTACCTGCCTTCTATAATAGCGATATATTGCCATCTGATTTTCTCGAAGAAAAAATAAAAACCTTAGAATCATTACCTAATATCGATGTATTGTTGAATGGGCAAATCGAATCGATTAAAGGCGAAGCAGGAGATATGAAGGTAAGCTTTGAAAATGGTGAAGAAAGAAAAGAGATCGACTGTGGGGCTGTAGTTATAGCGGGCGGAGTATGGACAGGAATTTCTGCAGATATTAAAAGGACTATTCCTGATGATGAAAGAATAATTAGTTTGTCTGATTTTTGTGAGAAAAGAGATGAAATTATCGAAAAAATAAAATCTTCTGCAGACGGGAAAGCTATTCTTTTTGCCGGAAATTATTCAAAAACCTATTCGCCTGTTTTATTTTCATCTCTCCTTTTCAATGCTCTGAAACTGTATGAAGAAACGAATCTGCCTGTGGCTGTAGCAATTGCAAATGCAGAAGTTGCGAGAGAGGGTGCTGAAGAGCTTTATACTGAAGTAAGAGAAAAGGGGATTACTCTTTTCAAGACTTTGGAGAAAATGCCTGAAATTTTCATAAAGGACGGCGACCTTTATTCTGCAATTGATGACATATACCTAAAAGGTGAAGGTATGAGTGATGTGAGAGTATTGGTCGATTGTGCCTTAATAGTGATAGAGGATTCAGTTGAGAGAAACTTTACACTTGAGGCTGTTGCAGAAAAGATACGGATGAAAACAGGTCCAAGGGCAAGTATTCAGCCGGAAAACTTAAATCTTCTTGCTGTTGATACAAATAAGAATGGGATATTTGTCTGCGGCTCATGCAGACAGGTTTCTGACATATCAGAAATAGAAAGGGATGCCGAGAATGTAGTTGCTTCTATTAAAAGAACTTTAGATGAAAACTTGAAATATCCTTCAGAAAAAATAATAGTTGATAAAGGTAAATGCACTTTGTGCCTTACTTGTGTGAGAGTTTGTCCTCACGGGGCAATTGAGTGGAGCAGGGCGGCGGAAATTTCGCAGATCAATTGTCTGGGTTGCGGCACCTGCACAAGCGAATGTCCCAACCGTGCAATAACTCTTTCCTCTTTCAGTGATGAAGAGGTTTATTGTGAACTTGAGGGGCTAATATGAGTGTTGAACAAAAGATTACAGAAGAAAGAAAGAAGGAGCCGATTGTGGCTTTTTGCTGTAATCATTCCGGATTTGAAGCCTATGAAAGAGCTTGCAGAGAACTTGCTTTTGAAGATTCTGCTCTTAGGGTTGTAAGAATGCCTTGTTCCGGCAAGGTCGATATACCTCACATCCTTTATGCCTTTGAGAATGGAGCATACGGGGTTTTAGTTTTTGCATGTTATAAAGATAATTGCAAATATATTCATGGCAAT is a genomic window containing:
- a CDS encoding FAD-binding protein, which codes for MPENKDTGIVFIRSSINEASFLPFEDKVLKALSDYCDKKSYLCLSIGRNDFSEEKQKTIADWFSKNALSSALFIDFSGEYTKERIIKSILSEVVIPERIMLLNFSERIRNTNDDNEAQAVIDEAKRNIDTFHKRYSLGKKLDYSPFNPKKRVVVVGGGIAGIECAIKLAEEGFGAAIVEREESLGGVLRKVPAFYNSDILPSDFLEEKIKTLESLPNIDVLLNGQIESIKGEAGDMKVSFENGEERKEIDCGAVVIAGGVWTGISADIKRTIPDDERIISLSDFCEKRDEIIEKIKSSADGKAILFAGNYSKTYSPVLFSSLLFNALKLYEETNLPVAVAIANAEVAREGAEELYTEVREKGITLFKTLEKMPEIFIKDGDLYSAIDDIYLKGEGMSDVRVLVDCALIVIEDSVERNFTLEAVAEKIRMKTGPRASIQPENLNLLAVDTNKNGIFVCGSCRQVSDISEIERDAENVVASIKRTLDENLKYPSEKIIVDKGKCTLCLTCVRVCPHGAIEWSRAAEISQINCLGCGTCTSECPNRAITLSSFSDEEVYCELEGLI
- a CDS encoding hydrogenase iron-sulfur subunit, which codes for MSVEQKITEERKKEPIVAFCCNHSGFEAYERACRELAFEDSALRVVRMPCSGKVDIPHILYAFENGAYGVLVFACYKDNCKYIHGNVRAEKRIADVKGILQEIGIQPERVEFKEVASNTPYRIKNAVEQMRERLSQLGSLNLERNNNRL